From the genome of Streptomyces sp. S4.7:
GACTCTGATCCAGCTCTCCTCGACTGCGCCTGCATCAGGAGGGGCGTTGTCGATGACGGCCCTGTATGAGCCGTCCTGGTACTTCCACTCCACGGGCACAACCAGGGCGGCGTTGCTGATGAGAGCCGACCATCATTTCTACTACAGCACGTTCACCAGGTAGTTCTGCACGCGGCTGTCCCTGGCACACGGCCCTTCCGTGGCCGTGTGCCAGGAGGACTTCGCCGCAGGATGAACGCGGCACGTGAACTGCCGGTCCGGCGGCCGATGAACGCCGGTAATGGTTCTGCCGTCGGCAGACCGGCGGGCCGGTACACCAGAATCTTGTCAGCATGGCCGCATGGGAGAGAACATGATGGTTCGTCGGCTCGATCCGGGGTGCTTCATCCGGCCTGCGTCGGAGACCGGCGGCCGGCAGCCGAGAGTTGAACCGGTGCTTGCCTATCTGGTGCGACACGACCATGGCCTGATCCTCTTCGACACCGGTATCGGCAACGCGGACCCCGAGACCGAAGCCCACTACCGGCCCCGACGCCACAGTCTGCGGGGCGCCCTGTCCGCGGCCGGAGTCGCCCTCGACGACATCTCGCTCGTCGCGAACTGCCACCTTCACTTCGACCACTGCGGCGGGAACCCCTCCTCGGTGGCAAGCCCATCCTGGTCCAGGACGTCGAGCTGGCCGCCGCCCGCGAGGGCGGCTACACCGTCGATGAGCTGATCGATTTCCCCGCCGTGACCTATGAGGAACTCTCCGGTGAGGCCGAGGTCCGGCCGGGGGTCTGGATCATTCCAACACCCGGGCACACCCGGGGACATCAATCGCTGGTCCTCCGGCAGGCCGACGGCACCGTGGTCCTCGCCGGCCAGGCGCACGACTTCGCCTCACATTTCGCATCCGACCAACTGGCCCGCCAAGCGGCACTTCACGGCGTGGAGCAGCCGCTGCCCGCCTACCGTCACTGGCTGGAGCGACTCGCCGTCTTCGACCCACGACGCGTTCTCTTCGCTCACGACTGCTCGGTCTGGGAACCGGCGCAGAGCACCTTCTAGGACAGATCGAACGATGCCGCCGCATCGCCCGACCGTGCACCGGCGGCGTTGACCATCGACACCGGCCGGGCGGCGCCCGCGACGCCGCGTACCCGGTAGCACCCTGATCGTGAAGGGCGTCGAGTGCCGTACCCCCCGTTACGGCACGGCGCCCGACTCCGGCGCGCTTGGCCCCTTTGCGCGTGGCGTCGTGTTCCCTGACGTCAGGCGGGTGAGTATGTGCGGACCCAGCCCACTTCCCGCACCGAGGCGATGCGATGGCCGAGCGCGCCGACCATGTCCGCCGTAGGGGCGTCGCACCAAGGTCGTCCCTGCTGCACCGACCGCCGGAGCAGGCGCTGTTCAGCGTCGTCTACGGCCTGGTGCTGGCCAGCGCCCTGGTGGCCGCGCTGGACGCGACGGGCGAGAAGGCCGATCCCGGTCCGGACGCGCTGTGGGTGCTGCTCACCGCGCTGGCGTCGGGCGCCGCCCACGGGTACGCGCGCGTCATCGCCCAGCGTGCCTCCGTCGACGGGGCGGCCACCGTGGGCAGAGTGCGGCTGGTGCTCGCCGAGTGGCCACTGGTCGCCGCCGTGCTGCCCGCCGTGGTGATGCTGCTTGCCGCGGTAGCGGGGTGGTGGGCAGAAGCCACGGCTGTGGACGCGGCCCTGCTGTTCAACACCGTCGCCCTGTTCGGCTGGGGGGCTTGGGCCGCCCGCACCGCCGGGCACGGATGGCCGTCCTCCTGCCGGGCGGGGGGTCTGGACATGCTGATCGGCCTGGTGATCATTGTCGCGAACGCCCTGATCAAGTAGCCGGACCGTGGGGTGACATGTCAGCGAGACAGGGACGGCAGGGGCGTGCGTCCACCGACGGGAACAGCCAAGAGACTGGACTTGCCAGTCCATTTTATGCGTCGCACAGTGGCACCTGTGTCCTGGCGGACCAGAGCCGCCCGTACGGCCAAGGCGACACACGCCCGGCCTTTCGGGTCCGCGGGGGAGAACCACATGACGAGCAACGGAGTGGACCATGTCGATGAGGCTTGAGGGCAAGACCGCCCTGGTGACCGGGGCGACCAGCGATATTGGGCGAGCCATCGCGGAGACCTTTGCCTCCGAGGGGGCACACGTCGTCGTCTCCGGTCGCAGCGCCGAGCGGGGCCGAGAGGTCGTCGACGGTATCCGGGCCCGCGGAGGCCGCGCCGACTTCGTGGCAGCCGATCTGGACGGCAGCCCCGCCGCCTCACAGGCGCTGGCGCGGGAGGCGACGCGGGTGCCCGGCGGACGGATCGACGTCCTGGTCAACAATGCGGGCAACCCAGCCCAGGAGGCGGTGCTCCGATGCCCGCGCAGGCGCCCCACCGCCTCAGGCCGCTCCTTCGGAATCCTGACCCGGCCGTGGCGGACACCACCTCCTGGAGCGGCGGTACCGAGGCGCTGTTCCTGGCCTCCGCACGCCGGCTGGCCGGCCCCGTGCGGGGTGTCACGGTCGTGGTCATCAGCGCCTTCGGCCTCCTCGGGGTGCCGGAGCAGGCGCTGCCCCTGGGGTACGCGCTGTTCGGTCTGATGCTCGCCGGGGCCGCGGTGGACTGTTGGACAGGGCTCACCGGGCGGGCCCCGGTGCTGCCACTGGGTTGCGCCCTCCTACGGGTCGTAGCCGTCTGCGCCGGCCAGGACGCGCTGGGCGGAGCGACGAGCCTGTGGGCCCTGAACGTGCTGACCACCACGGCGATCACCCTCCAGTGGGAGTGGTCCCCGGTGGTGGCCGTGCCCTGCGTCGTGGGGCTTCTCGCCTTCGACCTGACCGTGATCGGCTCCGAGGCCATCGACACACTCGTGCCGCGCCTGGTCTTCGAGTGCTTCCTCGCCCGTCTGGGCTTCATCCTGCTGCGCCGGTCGGGGCGGCGGGTCGACCAGTTGCGCCGCCGCAGTTCGGCACTGGCCCGCGCCGAGGCGCTGGCCGTGGCCCGGCACCGCCAGGAGCGGGAATACCTCGCGCTGCTCCACAACACGGCCGCCTCGACGTTCCTCATGGTGGCGGTGCGCGGCCAGGACGCCGATCCGGACGAGGTCGCCGCGTACGCCCGCCGCGACCTCGCCATACTCACCGGCACGGCGGGCGAGTCCGCCGCGCAGGACAGCCCCGTGGACCTGCCGGTCTCTCTGCGTACTGTCCTGAGCCGCAGCCGGGTCGACGTCCATGTCCGTACCGAGGAGGCCGGCGGACCGGTACCCGCCTCGGTGGCCCTGGCCTTCGTCCGTGCGGTGCACGAGGCACTGGTCAACGTGCGGCGCCACGCCCGGACCGACTCTGCCTCGCTGAGCGTACGCCGGGACGGGAAGCGTGTCGTCGTGGTGGTCTCCGACGACGGAGTGGGCTTCGACCCGGCCGGGGTACTGCCCTCCCGGCGCGGCATCCGCGGCTCGATCATCGAACGGATGGCCGCCGCCGGCGGGTGCGCCACGGTCCGCTCGCGGCCCGGGGCGGGGACCTGTGCACGCCTGGAGTGGCCCGGTGACTGAGCAGCGGCAAACGGCCACCGGGCACGTGTACGCGACGATGCGGATCGTCCTGGTCTGCGCCACGGCCGTCCTGCTGTTCGGCCTGTCCCTGCGCCCGTTGCTGGAAGAGGACTACCGTCACCCGGCCCTGGCCGTATGCGCCTTCGCCGTCCTGGCCGGCGTCACGGGCGCCGGCTCCTGGTGGGCGCTCAGGCGCAGGCCCCTGCCCGTCGCGCTCATGGTGGCGGGCACCCTGCTCGTCCTCGCTGCCGCGACCGCGGCCACCGTGGCCGTCTCACCCGAGCGGCGTTTCCAGGCACCCGAGTGGTCCTTCGGCCTGGCGGGCTGGTACGTCCTGCTGCTGTTGCTGGACCGGGTCCGGGTCCTGGTCACCGTCCTGGCCGCGCACACGGCGATGAGCGCGGGGCTGTTCCTGATCGCGGGCACGCCCGACCGCGCCGCCCTCGGCGCGGCCGGCGCCGCCACCTTCAGCGCGGTCAGCGTGCAGTTGGCCGTCGTCGTGATCACGGGGGTGCT
Proteins encoded in this window:
- a CDS encoding SDR family NAD(P)-dependent oxidoreductase, encoding MSMRLEGKTALVTGATSDIGRAIAETFASEGAHVVVSGRSAERGREVVDGIRARGGRADFVAADLDGSPAASQALAREATRVPGGRIDVLVNNAGNPAQEAVLRCPRRRPTASGRSFGILTRPWRTPPPGAAVPRRCSWPPHAGWPAPCGVSRSWSSAPSASSGCRSRRCPWGTRCSV
- a CDS encoding ATP-binding protein, with the protein product MPEQALPLGYALFGLMLAGAAVDCWTGLTGRAPVLPLGCALLRVVAVCAGQDALGGATSLWALNVLTTTAITLQWEWSPVVAVPCVVGLLAFDLTVIGSEAIDTLVPRLVFECFLARLGFILLRRSGRRVDQLRRRSSALARAEALAVARHRQEREYLALLHNTAASTFLMVAVRGQDADPDEVAAYARRDLAILTGTAGESAAQDSPVDLPVSLRTVLSRSRVDVHVRTEEAGGPVPASVALAFVRAVHEALVNVRRHARTDSASLSVRRDGKRVVVVVSDDGVGFDPAGVLPSRRGIRGSIIERMAAAGGCATVRSRPGAGTCARLEWPGD